The genome window GGACGATCCCTCCGGACACGCTCGACTTCGCGGGGACGCCCACGCTGCGCATCCACCGCCCGGAGCCGTCGTAGACGCCGCAGGTGGCCATCACCGACACGACGTCGCGCGCCACGTCGGTTGGGACGACGCGTTCCCCGGAGACGGGGTTGACGCCGCCGCACGCGAGGGTGGCACCCATGACGGCGAGCGCCCGCGCGTCGACGAGCACCGCGCAGGCCCGTGCGTAGACCGCGACGGTGTCGTCCGCGCCGACGCTCAGGGTCCCCTCGGAGCGCATGAGGTGGGCCAGCGCGTGGTTGCGGTCACCCAGGAGGTGCTCGCTGTGGGCGACGTCGTCGTCGACGTCGAGCTGCCGGCCGGCGAAGGCGGACAGGCCGCGCAGGATGCGTGCGTCACGCGCGGCCACGTCATCGCCGTCGACGAGCGCGCCGGTGAGCAGCGCCCCGGCGTTGACCATGGGGTTCGGCGGCCGGCCCGTCCCGGTCTCCAGCTTGACCGCGTCGAAGGCCTCACCGGTCGGCTCGATGCCGATGAGGTCGAGCGCGTCGCCGCCCGTGTCGAGCAGCGCGAGCGCGAAGAGGAACGGCTTGACGGCCGACTGCACGCTGAACGGCACGTCCGCCTGCGCGCTGTGTCGTACGGTGCCGTCCGTCAGCACGAGCGCCAGCCCGCACAGGTCGGGGTCCGCGGAGGCGAGCTGGGGGATGCTGTCGTCCACGGCGCCGCCGTGCTCCGCGAGCACGCGTTCCCGCAGGTCGTCGAGGTCGTAGGAGCGGGCGTCGACGGAGCGGGTCATGCGCCCATGCTGGCAGGACGCGCGTCCGTCGGCCCGCGGAGGTGAGGCTCAGAGCCGCGCGAGCCACGCGTGCCCCGGGTCGGTCAGCCGGAGCGCCTCGCGCAGCCACGCACGGCGCTCCGGAGAGAGATGACCGGCGACGGCGTCGAGGTCCTGCTCGTCCTTCGGGCGAGGACCGTGGCTCTTGTGGAGCAGCTGGATCTCGGGCGCCAGCACGGGCACGCCGGCCGAGGACGGGGGAGCGGTGATCGTCGCGATCGGGCGCCGGACGCGCGGGTCCCGTCGGTAGACCCACTGGTCGTCGACAGCGTCGAGCACCATGAGCTGCAGCGACCAGGCCTCGCTTCCGCGCGGGCGGCACCAGACGTCGTGCACCGCCGACGGCAGCTCCTCACCTGGCTCCCAGTCGCGCAGCGTCCCGGGCGGGTCGGCCGCCATCAGGGTCCACCCGTCGAGATGCCGCTGGACCGTCGGCAGGTCCTCGCGCAGCACGACGACGTCGGTGTCCGCGTGCGGGCGGGTCTGCCGGCCGAGGTACAGGTCGAGCGCCCACCCCCCGGCGATCCACCAGCGGCAGCCCACGTCGGCGAGCAGCGCGGCGACCTCCGTCGGGTCGAGCGGGTCCCACGCACGGGTCTCCTCGAGGCCCACGCGTCAGGCCCGCGAGTGCGCGGGTGCCGACGCCCTGAGGCGGTACACCGAGACGTGCGAGCCGGAGTCGGCGGTGAACGGCGCTCCTGCCCAGTCGGCGTGCCGTCTCTCGAGCCCGAGGTAGCCCGGCTCGTCGCGCCACACGGTCGCGGTCGCGCCGGGGGGCAGCGAGCGCAGCTCGGGCACCCACAGCTCGATGACGAATCGTCCCCCCGGGACCAGGTGACGGGCGGCGTTGCGGAAGCACGCGACCTGCTCGTCCTGCGTCAGCAGGTTCGAGATCGTGTTGAAGACGAGGTAGACGAGCGTGAACTCGCCCGGCGCCCGGGTCTCGGCCATGTCGCCCATGACGACCGGGATCGTCGCATCGTCCACCTTGGTGCGCAGCCGCGCGACCATGGGTGCCGACAGCTCGACTCCGGTCACGGGCACACCGCTGCGGGCCAGCGGCACGGCGACCCGGCCGGTGCCGATCGCGAGCTCGAGCGTTGCCCCGCCGGCCGCCAGCTCGGCCAGCCGCTGCACGGTGGGTTGCAGAACCTCGGGGGAGAACATCCCCACGCCGGGTGTGTCGTACGCGCTGGCGGCGGCCTCGCCCCACAGGTCCTTTGTCACGAGGCCACGGTCCTCCGACCGGGAGGGTCGATCCACCTGTTTGCGCGCGGGGTGTGCGGCTGACGGCAGTCGGGTTCGGTCCTGTTCATGCGGCGGGGACTGCCGGGCGCTTCCACCGGGGTCACGATGGCCCTTCCGGCCCGGCCACGGGCTGAGACGCCGGTTCACGGGCGGCGCTCGGGTGGCATCGCAGTGAGGC of Cellulomonas dongxiuzhuiae contains these proteins:
- the glsA gene encoding glutaminase A; the protein is MTRSVDARSYDLDDLRERVLAEHGGAVDDSIPQLASADPDLCGLALVLTDGTVRHSAQADVPFSVQSAVKPFLFALALLDTGGDALDLIGIEPTGEAFDAVKLETGTGRPPNPMVNAGALLTGALVDGDDVAARDARILRGLSAFAGRQLDVDDDVAHSEHLLGDRNHALAHLMRSEGTLSVGADDTVAVYARACAVLVDARALAVMGATLACGGVNPVSGERVVPTDVARDVVSVMATCGVYDGSGRWMRSVGVPAKSSVSGGIVLAAPGVLGGAVVSPPLDEQGTSVRGRIACEALSAELDLHVFGSRAA
- a CDS encoding nucleotidyltransferase domain-containing protein; the encoded protein is MGLEETRAWDPLDPTEVAALLADVGCRWWIAGGWALDLYLGRQTRPHADTDVVVLREDLPTVQRHLDGWTLMAADPPGTLRDWEPGEELPSAVHDVWCRPRGSEAWSLQLMVLDAVDDQWVYRRDPRVRRPIATITAPPSSAGVPVLAPEIQLLHKSHGPRPKDEQDLDAVAGHLSPERRAWLREALRLTDPGHAWLARL
- a CDS encoding class I SAM-dependent DNA methyltransferase; translation: MFSPEVLQPTVQRLAELAAGGATLELAIGTGRVAVPLARSGVPVTGVELSAPMVARLRTKVDDATIPVVMGDMAETRAPGEFTLVYLVFNTISNLLTQDEQVACFRNAARHLVPGGRFVIELWVPELRSLPPGATATVWRDEPGYLGLERRHADWAGAPFTADSGSHVSVYRLRASAPAHSRA